One genomic segment of Pseudoalteromonas sp. GCY includes these proteins:
- a CDS encoding methyl-accepting chemotaxis protein, whose product MKQLNKLLGLMKVPNKLRLSLLLSVVFIALVQLSSALVLRDSLTHERRINAKNLMETTVAQINMVATEASLTPQQRQEKIKKLIDAARYGDAGYFFLFDLNGNMVTHPIKPLLNGTSMTNHHERFIREAFSQFVVIANQKQQGFAQYQWPKPGTKELESKLSYIVNLGQYNWAIGTGIYLQDVEEQFYDRLMLMSAETLGYAILLIFLSSLISKNITKPLDKLTRTMGLISAQKDLTISLKSHGKDELAQMAIAFNKMNAHFRDVLHDINENTHSLASQAEELSCITEQIQTGIGQQNSETESVQNRMQSLNQVAHSVNNESKRALDKVTETTTLTTLGLAHVDENVAVIAHASHSVDSAQQAVLELQRSSTEIGAVLDVIKKVADQTNLLALNAAIEAARAGEQGRGFAVVADEVRTLAHRTQQSTDDIQAIIDKLHNGVATTVEEMESCRAASEQSLKVSQECKQALEQINLSIATVHDINVNIAIWSEKQSEDLNDMTDNISGIATVANQTALGAEHTKTSSQQLSEMSQRLSQMVNEFKV is encoded by the coding sequence ATGAAGCAGCTGAATAAACTCCTAGGTTTGATGAAAGTGCCCAATAAACTCAGACTTAGTCTGCTTTTGTCTGTCGTGTTCATTGCCCTTGTACAACTCTCATCAGCACTCGTTTTACGAGACAGCTTAACGCACGAAAGACGCATTAATGCAAAAAACCTAATGGAAACCACAGTTGCACAGATCAACATGGTTGCCACCGAGGCCTCACTCACCCCACAACAAAGACAAGAGAAAATAAAAAAGCTCATTGATGCCGCACGCTATGGTGACGCTGGCTACTTCTTCTTATTTGACTTAAACGGGAACATGGTAACGCATCCCATTAAGCCATTACTCAACGGCACCTCAATGACTAACCATCATGAACGCTTTATTCGCGAGGCATTTAGCCAGTTTGTTGTCATTGCTAATCAAAAACAACAAGGCTTTGCCCAATATCAATGGCCAAAGCCAGGTACAAAGGAGCTTGAGAGCAAGCTTTCTTATATTGTTAACTTAGGGCAATATAACTGGGCAATCGGCACAGGCATTTACCTTCAAGACGTTGAAGAACAGTTTTATGACCGACTCATGTTGATGAGCGCTGAAACGCTCGGCTACGCGATATTACTTATTTTCCTCTCTAGCTTGATCAGTAAAAATATTACTAAACCGCTGGATAAACTCACCCGCACTATGGGACTCATTTCAGCGCAAAAAGACCTCACCATTTCACTGAAAAGCCACGGCAAAGACGAACTTGCCCAAATGGCTATCGCATTTAATAAAATGAACGCGCATTTTCGTGATGTACTTCACGATATCAACGAAAATACCCATTCTTTGGCCTCTCAAGCCGAGGAATTATCCTGTATTACTGAGCAGATCCAAACGGGTATTGGTCAGCAAAACAGTGAAACGGAATCGGTGCAAAACCGAATGCAGTCGCTTAATCAAGTAGCACACTCTGTCAACAATGAATCAAAGCGCGCACTCGATAAAGTAACAGAGACAACCACACTGACGACCCTAGGGCTGGCACATGTAGACGAAAACGTGGCGGTCATAGCGCATGCCTCTCACAGCGTCGACTCAGCGCAACAAGCCGTGCTCGAACTACAACGCTCATCAACGGAGATCGGTGCAGTACTTGATGTCATTAAAAAAGTGGCAGATCAAACTAATTTATTAGCATTAAATGCGGCCATCGAGGCTGCAAGAGCGGGAGAACAAGGTCGCGGTTTTGCAGTGGTGGCCGATGAGGTAAGAACGCTGGCTCACCGTACGCAACAGTCCACCGATGATATTCAAGCGATCATCGATAAACTGCATAATGGCGTCGCCACAACCGTTGAAGAAATGGAAAGCTGCCGTGCAGCCTCCGAACAAAGCCTCAAAGTGAGCCAAGAATGTAAACAAGCGCTAGAGCAAATCAACCTCTCCATCGCAACCGTGCATGATATAAACGTTAATATCGCCATCTGGAGTGAAAAACAGTCCGAAGATCTCAATGACATGACTGACAACATCAGTGGTATCGCAACCGTGGCAAACCAAACCGCCCTTGGCGCTGAACACACCAAAACATCGAGCCAGCAGTTGAGCGAAATGTCGCAACGACTCTCACAAATGGTAAATGAATTTAAGGTGTGA
- the cyoA gene encoding ubiquinol oxidase subunit II has translation MLTGCSGGILDPKGQIGMDEKSLIIIATVLMLLVVVPVIILTLYFAWKYRDGRDHEIYAPKWAHSNKIEAVVWTIPIVIIIVLGVITWRSTQSLDPYKPLEGKGEHLTVQVVSLNWKWLFIYPEQGIATVNELVFPANVPVEYKITSESTMNSFFIPQLGSQIYSMAGMETQLHLIANEPGTFKGFSANYSGAGFTGMKFDAIATKDKASFDNWVADVKANGEALTARRYTQLAEPSEYHPVEYFGSVEQGLFHTIVMKYMQGHGEMSYYAKPEHAAHPHHGKAEE, from the coding sequence ATGCTCACCGGCTGTAGTGGTGGCATTTTAGATCCCAAGGGGCAAATTGGCATGGATGAGAAGTCCTTGATCATCATTGCCACTGTACTGATGTTACTCGTTGTAGTACCAGTTATTATTCTTACCTTATATTTTGCGTGGAAGTACCGAGACGGTCGAGACCACGAGATCTATGCACCTAAATGGGCTCACTCTAACAAAATAGAAGCCGTGGTTTGGACCATTCCGATTGTGATTATTATTGTACTTGGGGTGATCACTTGGCGCTCTACACAATCACTGGATCCGTACAAGCCGTTGGAGGGTAAGGGTGAACACCTCACTGTTCAGGTGGTATCGCTAAACTGGAAGTGGTTATTTATCTATCCAGAGCAAGGCATTGCTACAGTGAATGAGCTGGTGTTTCCAGCGAATGTACCAGTGGAGTACAAAATCACTTCCGAAAGCACCATGAACTCTTTCTTTATTCCGCAGCTTGGTAGCCAAATTTACTCGATGGCCGGAATGGAAACACAGCTTCACCTGATTGCCAACGAGCCGGGGACGTTCAAAGGCTTTTCTGCTAACTACAGTGGAGCGGGCTTTACGGGTATGAAGTTCGATGCCATTGCGACCAAAGATAAAGCAAGTTTTGATAACTGGGTTGCCGATGTCAAAGCAAACGGCGAAGCCTTAACCGCACGTCGTTACACGCAACTGGCTGAGCCTTCGGAATATCACCCCGTTGAATATTTTGGCTCGGTAGAGCAGGGCTTATTCCACACCATAGTTATGAAGTACATGCAGGGCCATGGCGAAATGAGTTACTACGCCAAACCAGAGCATGCTGCGCATCCACATCACGGCAAGGCTGAGGAGTAA
- the cyoB gene encoding cytochrome o ubiquinol oxidase subunit I: MSLFGKLSIEAIPYHEPIIMVTLAVVAIVGLIVAAMVTKHKKWGVLWHDWITSIDHKRLGVMYIILALIMLMRGFADAIMMRTQLAMATSGAAGYLPPEHYDQIFTAHGVIMIIFMAMPFMIGLMNIILPLQIGARDVAFPFLNNLSFWLTAGGAILINLSLAFGEFAKTGWVAYPPLSELSFSPGVGVDYYIWALQISGLGTLLTAVNFLVTVFKMRAPGMTLMKMPIFTWTCTWANILVAASFPILTAVLAMLTLDRYMDFHFFTNEAGGNAMMYINLFWAWGHPEVYILILPAFGIFSEIISTFTGKRLFGYKSMVYASGAISILGFIVWLHHFFTMGSSANVNAFFGVMTMVIAVPTGVKLFNWLFTMYRGRLRITVPVLWTLGFMVTFTVGGMTGVLLAIPGADYVLHNSLFLIAHFHNTIIGGAVFGYLAGFAYWFPKVMGYKLDERWGKASFWCWLVGFFVAFMPLYVLGFLGMTRRLNHTNTPEWNIWLYIACIGAFIIMFGIVFQVVQLVVSYKNREQLQDTTGDPWNGHTLEWSTDSPPQYYNFAKTPVVDDIDAWTEMKEQGQAYQKPAQYQPIHMPKNTPAGVLISASLTVFCFAMIWHIWWLAAVGFVSAIAVFIKRCYTRDVDYYVQVDEIEQIESAHLSRALQEG; encoded by the coding sequence ATGTCGTTGTTTGGTAAATTATCCATTGAGGCAATCCCCTATCACGAACCCATCATTATGGTGACGTTAGCTGTGGTGGCGATTGTTGGTCTAATTGTGGCGGCAATGGTCACAAAGCACAAAAAATGGGGCGTGCTGTGGCACGATTGGATCACTTCAATCGATCATAAACGCCTAGGCGTGATGTACATTATCTTGGCATTAATTATGTTAATGCGTGGTTTTGCCGACGCCATCATGATGCGTACACAGTTGGCGATGGCCACAAGCGGCGCAGCCGGTTACTTACCTCCTGAGCACTATGACCAAATCTTCACCGCGCACGGGGTGATCATGATCATCTTTATGGCGATGCCATTTATGATAGGTTTGATGAATATCATCTTGCCACTGCAAATTGGTGCTAGAGATGTTGCCTTTCCGTTTTTGAATAACCTCAGTTTTTGGTTGACGGCGGGCGGGGCAATTCTGATCAATTTATCCTTGGCATTTGGTGAGTTTGCAAAAACCGGTTGGGTGGCGTATCCGCCATTGTCTGAGTTGTCGTTTAGTCCGGGTGTTGGGGTGGATTACTATATTTGGGCACTGCAAATATCCGGACTTGGGACATTGCTCACCGCCGTGAATTTCTTGGTAACCGTATTTAAGATGCGTGCACCTGGCATGACGCTAATGAAAATGCCTATTTTTACTTGGACTTGTACTTGGGCAAATATCCTAGTTGCGGCGTCTTTCCCAATTCTTACTGCGGTGCTAGCGATGCTAACGCTTGACCGTTATATGGATTTCCACTTCTTCACCAATGAAGCCGGTGGTAATGCCATGATGTATATCAATCTGTTCTGGGCATGGGGTCACCCTGAAGTTTATATTTTGATTTTGCCTGCGTTTGGGATTTTCTCAGAAATTATTTCAACCTTTACAGGCAAACGCCTGTTTGGCTATAAGTCGATGGTGTATGCCAGCGGTGCGATTTCTATTTTGGGCTTTATTGTTTGGCTACATCACTTCTTTACTATGGGTTCAAGCGCCAATGTTAATGCTTTCTTTGGGGTCATGACGATGGTCATTGCGGTCCCGACGGGAGTAAAACTCTTCAACTGGTTATTTACCATGTATCGCGGTCGTTTGCGGATCACGGTGCCGGTCCTTTGGACGTTAGGGTTTATGGTGACCTTTACCGTAGGTGGGATGACCGGCGTACTGCTTGCAATTCCTGGCGCGGACTATGTGCTGCACAACAGTCTTTTTCTTATCGCACACTTTCATAACACCATTATCGGTGGGGCGGTGTTTGGTTATCTAGCGGGTTTTGCTTACTGGTTCCCTAAAGTAATGGGTTACAAGCTTGATGAGCGTTGGGGTAAAGCCTCATTCTGGTGCTGGCTGGTTGGCTTTTTTGTGGCCTTTATGCCGCTTTATGTGCTTGGCTTCTTAGGCATGACACGTCGCCTTAATCATACCAACACGCCAGAGTGGAACATTTGGCTATACATCGCGTGTATTGGTGCCTTTATCATTATGTTTGGGATAGTTTTCCAAGTGGTACAGCTAGTGGTGAGCTACAAAAACCGCGAGCAATTGCAAGACACTACCGGCGATCCGTGGAACGGGCATACGCTGGAATGGTCTACGGACTCTCCACCGCAGTACTACAACTTCGCGAAAACCCCTGTAGTTGACGACATTGACGCTTGGACGGAAATGAAAGAGCAGGGACAGGCATACCAAAAGCCTGCACAGTATCAACCTATTCACATGCCAAAAAATACCCCGGCTGGAGTGCTTATCAGCGCGTCATTGACCGTGTTTTGCTTTGCCATGATTTGGCATATTTGGTGGTTAGCGGCGGTTGGTTTTGTCAGTGCTATCGCGGTATTTATTAAGCGTTGTTACACCCGAGACGTTGATTATTATGTTCAGGTTGACGAGATTGAGCAGATTGAGTCTGCCCACCTTTCTCGCGCATTACAGGAGGGTTAA
- the cyoC gene encoding cytochrome o ubiquinol oxidase subunit III has translation MSAITPATLHALEDAHEHADHDTGSNTVFGFWLYLMTDCLLFASFFATYAVLYMNTAGGVSGKDIFELGFVAVETAALLLSSITFGFAMIAANKQKKSQTLSWLAVTFAFGAVFIGMEVYEFHHLIVHGHGPQHSAFLTSFFSLVGLHGMHVTAGLIWMTVMMIEVTRRGLKPQTVTRLSCLSLFWHFLDIVWICVFTVVYLMGAM, from the coding sequence ATGAGTGCAATTACTCCCGCTACGCTGCATGCATTAGAAGATGCTCACGAGCATGCAGATCATGACACAGGTTCAAATACCGTATTCGGTTTTTGGCTATATCTGATGACGGACTGTTTGTTGTTTGCTTCTTTCTTTGCCACTTATGCCGTGTTGTACATGAACACGGCAGGTGGCGTGTCTGGCAAAGACATATTCGAGCTGGGCTTTGTTGCGGTTGAAACCGCGGCCCTACTGTTAAGTAGTATTACCTTTGGGTTTGCCATGATAGCGGCAAACAAACAGAAAAAGTCGCAAACCTTATCTTGGCTTGCGGTGACATTTGCCTTTGGTGCGGTGTTTATTGGTATGGAAGTATATGAATTCCATCACTTAATAGTACATGGTCATGGACCACAGCATAGTGCTTTTCTGACTTCTTTCTTCTCATTGGTAGGTCTGCACGGCATGCACGTGACGGCAGGCTTGATTTGGATGACTGTGATGATGATTGAAGTGACACGTCGTGGTCTTAAGCCACAAACGGTAACGCGTTTGAGCTGCTTAAGCTTGTTCTGGCACTTTTTAGATATCGTGTGGATCTGTGTATTTACCGTTGTTTATTTAATGGGGGCAATGTAA
- the cyoD gene encoding cytochrome o ubiquinol oxidase subunit IV: protein MSHSESQALAQMDVHEHEHDSHGSVKSYLIGFVLSVILTAIPFAAVMSGGLSSSTTFWTLVTTALVQIWVHLKYFLHLNFVTEEGKASTLSFIFSALIIVMVVGLSVWIIYESNAMMMY, encoded by the coding sequence ATGAGCCATAGTGAATCTCAAGCGTTAGCACAGATGGATGTTCACGAGCATGAACACGACAGCCACGGTAGTGTGAAGTCGTATCTAATTGGTTTTGTGCTATCCGTTATTTTGACAGCCATTCCTTTTGCTGCCGTGATGAGTGGCGGCTTGTCATCTAGCACGACATTTTGGACGTTAGTGACAACGGCGTTAGTGCAAATTTGGGTGCACCTGAAGTACTTTTTACACCTGAATTTTGTGACGGAAGAAGGCAAGGCAAGCACGCTTTCCTTTATCTTTAGTGCGTTGATTATTGTGATGGTAGTGGGGCTGTCGGTCTGGATCATCTACGAATCGAACGCCATGATGATGTATTAA
- the cyoE gene encoding heme o synthase: MLRRYFQVTKPGIIMGNLISVAGGFLLASRGEVDWLLFALTLLGLSLVVASGCVVNNVIDRDIDAAMARTKTRVTVTGEISSAAALSHSLVLGLSGFGLLAYFTNWIALSFAAFGFFIYVGVYSLYMKRNSVYGTVVGSLSGAVPPVVGYCAVSGVFDSGAAILLLMFCLWQMPHSYAIAIFRFEDYRAANIPVLPVAQGVEKAKHHIVLYIAIYALVVMLLPLSGYTGIAFMAVACTTSFWWLLMALKGYQRDLDLHGWARQVFAFSIVNITVLSIAMAIDNHSTVSAMLY, translated from the coding sequence ATGCTGCGTCGTTATTTTCAGGTGACAAAACCTGGGATCATTATGGGAAACTTGATTTCAGTCGCAGGAGGCTTTTTATTGGCCTCTCGAGGTGAAGTTGATTGGCTGCTATTTGCCTTGACTCTACTGGGGCTATCTTTAGTCGTTGCGTCAGGTTGTGTAGTTAACAATGTCATCGACAGGGATATCGATGCGGCAATGGCTCGCACTAAAACTCGTGTGACAGTAACTGGGGAAATTTCCTCAGCTGCTGCACTGTCACATAGTCTGGTACTCGGATTATCTGGCTTTGGGCTCTTAGCCTATTTCACCAATTGGATTGCGCTGAGTTTTGCCGCATTTGGGTTTTTTATTTATGTCGGTGTTTACAGCTTATACATGAAACGAAACTCAGTGTATGGCACGGTGGTTGGTAGCCTGTCTGGGGCAGTGCCTCCTGTGGTTGGTTACTGCGCAGTAAGCGGGGTGTTTGACTCTGGCGCTGCCATTTTATTATTGATGTTTTGTCTTTGGCAAATGCCGCACTCTTATGCCATTGCGATTTTCCGTTTTGAAGATTACCGGGCCGCGAATATTCCGGTGTTGCCAGTCGCGCAAGGTGTTGAAAAGGCCAAGCATCATATTGTTTTGTATATCGCCATTTATGCACTCGTGGTGATGTTACTGCCGCTTAGCGGTTATACCGGCATAGCATTTATGGCGGTGGCCTGTACAACCAGTTTTTGGTGGTTATTGATGGCGCTAAAAGGATACCAAAGAGACTTAGATTTACATGGTTGGGCGAGGCAAGTATTTGCATTCTCAATAGTCAATATCACAGTTCTAAGTATTGCGATGGCGATTGATAATCACAGCACAGTTTCTGCGATGCTGTACTGA
- a CDS encoding YciI family protein — protein sequence MSASIFIVNLTYVTEIEQVEPLLAPHIAFLDRFYGNGTFIASGRKIPRTGGVILAKASSEAELLDIVRQDPFYVAEVARYDIIEFVPSKFSSCFTEVEKYLNS from the coding sequence ATGTCAGCTTCGATATTTATTGTTAACCTTACTTATGTTACCGAAATTGAACAGGTAGAGCCGCTGCTCGCCCCTCACATTGCGTTTTTAGATCGCTTCTATGGCAATGGTACTTTTATCGCCTCTGGCAGAAAAATCCCACGAACTGGTGGAGTTATTTTGGCAAAGGCGAGTAGTGAAGCTGAGCTACTTGATATTGTTCGTCAAGATCCCTTTTATGTCGCCGAAGTGGCTCGGTATGACATTATCGAGTTTGTGCCAAGCAAGTTTTCATCTTGCTTTACAGAGGTGGAGAAATACCTTAATTCTTGA
- a CDS encoding TetR/AcrR family transcriptional regulator, producing the protein MSTKRQQLIDCAMALFYQHGIHAIGINEVLKSSGIAKKTLYNHFESKEALVLATLEQRHHLFMSWLSRCLENAQTNELLEKQLFLALDQWINNKVEVLGDFRGCYFINTAAEFGELTNPINQLCQRHKLAVKALLKQSLNDDAAVERLFLLSEGIISTAYTCHDTDVAKRALKN; encoded by the coding sequence ATGAGTACAAAAAGACAACAACTGATCGATTGCGCAATGGCACTATTCTATCAACATGGCATTCATGCCATTGGCATAAACGAAGTATTAAAATCATCTGGCATTGCTAAAAAAACCCTGTACAACCATTTTGAGAGTAAAGAGGCGCTGGTGCTTGCAACACTTGAACAGCGGCATCACCTATTTATGTCTTGGTTATCTCGTTGCCTTGAAAATGCTCAAACGAATGAACTGCTCGAAAAGCAGCTGTTTTTAGCGCTAGATCAGTGGATTAATAATAAAGTGGAGGTGCTGGGCGATTTCCGTGGTTGTTACTTTATCAACACGGCGGCAGAATTTGGTGAGCTCACCAATCCAATTAATCAACTATGCCAGCGGCACAAACTTGCGGTAAAAGCGTTACTTAAACAATCGCTCAACGACGATGCCGCTGTCGAGCGCCTGTTTCTATTGAGCGAAGGGATTATTTCAACGGCCTATACCTGTCACGATACGGACGTGGCCAAGCGGGCACTCAAGAATTAA
- a CDS encoding HPP family protein — MREVQLALIAGAGAFIAIAILAFSQTISAEHIFLMAPLGATAVLVFGVPESPLAQPKNVIFGHIITAIIGIIFAQYIGVNEFTLALATGLGVFSMLVTKTTHPPAGANPILIMLALEGWSFLFTPVIIGAVVLVLVGKATLAAKTKLTTITAA; from the coding sequence ATGAGAGAAGTACAACTTGCTTTAATTGCTGGAGCGGGAGCGTTTATCGCAATTGCAATATTGGCGTTTAGTCAAACGATAAGTGCTGAGCATATTTTTTTAATGGCACCTTTGGGCGCAACGGCAGTGCTGGTATTTGGCGTGCCCGAAAGTCCACTTGCACAGCCTAAAAACGTCATCTTTGGACATATCATTACCGCAATAATCGGGATTATTTTTGCGCAGTATATCGGTGTTAACGAATTCACTTTGGCATTAGCAACGGGGCTTGGCGTATTTAGTATGCTAGTAACAAAAACTACCCACCCACCGGCTGGCGCGAATCCAATACTGATCATGTTGGCACTAGAGGGATGGAGCTTTTTATTTACGCCTGTGATTATTGGTGCAGTGGTGCTTGTGCTGGTTGGTAAAGCAACGTTAGCGGCTAAAACAAAGCTGACGACCATAACAGCAGCTTAA
- a CDS encoding UvrD-helicase domain-containing protein, translating into MTATELLCLIYQLIALHLFSRLFYGVRGAKCTKEGLHLKSKSADRFIPFSAMTVPPAPQPGWLAQKVLIKQGHETFVLSVKNQGADELVQQLQRLWILHHGKHLQVKVRKIEQLLTRRYLSHHNQSLVHHVCSALWSSWQHLDDNVVPSSLKPQVATVREIALWNERDIAKFQSAFVDHYLAKDANYFDSIESNPLTLAQRKACVIQDDRQLLLAGAGTGKTSVIKAKVGYLLHRKLARANELLLLAYGNDAATEMRQRCQSLCDTLNCSTFHSLGMQIIEAVTGAKPTISNLATDKKLFKQFIADTVHTLRQESHFERDFALFLKSSSTQQASQAIDLISQVLPLMKHAQIMGEVEQLLTQFSNQMSVIMPVLAEYQLYLTNESSIDFDDMLERAIYYVESGQFISPWKFILVDEFQDISRVRAKLIQVLLDKKAGSQLFAVGDDWQAIYRFSGGDMRLTTEFTRYFGKSTTTYLDKTFRYPQTILDTASEFICRNPEQITKHITSHTTGVAGQGVVKVVADDELSQAQQLLNLIEQRNEGKTTVALLARNHRALPDKSKIAQWRQLYPELILSHNTFHGAKGTEADFTIVFGLKHRNFPSQVKTPAFVDALLPAQGAFPDAEERRLFYVALTRAKKQCFLLAPNDAPSYFLEEIA; encoded by the coding sequence ATGACTGCAACGGAATTACTTTGTCTGATTTACCAATTGATAGCATTACATCTCTTTAGTCGGTTGTTTTATGGGGTACGTGGTGCCAAATGTACGAAAGAAGGCCTTCACCTCAAGTCGAAATCTGCCGACAGGTTCATCCCCTTTAGCGCTATGACAGTCCCGCCAGCACCTCAGCCTGGTTGGCTTGCCCAAAAAGTCCTGATTAAACAGGGTCACGAGACCTTTGTGTTAAGTGTTAAAAATCAAGGTGCAGATGAGTTAGTTCAACAATTGCAACGACTGTGGATTTTACACCATGGGAAGCACTTGCAAGTCAAAGTTCGTAAAATTGAGCAATTATTAACGCGTCGATATCTCAGCCATCATAATCAAAGTCTAGTGCATCATGTTTGCAGTGCCTTATGGTCCAGCTGGCAGCACCTAGATGACAATGTCGTGCCAAGTTCGTTAAAGCCTCAAGTAGCAACGGTACGAGAAATTGCACTTTGGAATGAGCGTGATATTGCAAAGTTTCAGTCTGCTTTTGTCGATCACTACTTGGCAAAAGACGCTAACTATTTTGACAGCATTGAATCAAATCCCCTTACATTAGCTCAACGTAAGGCTTGTGTGATCCAGGATGACAGGCAATTACTGCTTGCTGGCGCAGGCACGGGTAAGACAAGCGTTATCAAGGCCAAAGTTGGGTATCTCTTGCATCGCAAATTAGCTCGGGCGAATGAGCTGTTATTGCTTGCGTATGGTAATGATGCTGCGACGGAGATGCGTCAGCGCTGTCAGTCTCTCTGTGACACCTTAAATTGCTCTACCTTTCATTCGCTCGGCATGCAGATCATCGAAGCGGTTACAGGGGCAAAGCCGACAATTTCAAATCTAGCAACGGATAAAAAACTATTTAAACAATTTATTGCAGACACTGTGCATACGTTGCGACAAGAAAGCCACTTTGAGCGAGACTTTGCGCTATTTCTGAAAAGTTCGAGCACACAGCAAGCGTCACAGGCGATAGACTTAATAAGTCAGGTATTACCACTGATGAAGCATGCTCAAATAATGGGAGAGGTTGAGCAACTGCTGACGCAATTTAGCAATCAAATGAGTGTGATCATGCCAGTTCTTGCGGAATATCAGCTGTATTTAACCAATGAATCTAGCATCGATTTCGATGATATGCTGGAGCGGGCTATTTATTACGTAGAGTCTGGTCAGTTTATTTCACCGTGGAAGTTCATCTTGGTCGACGAATTTCAAGACATCTCCCGTGTGCGGGCAAAGCTCATTCAAGTGCTGCTAGATAAAAAAGCCGGATCGCAATTGTTCGCCGTTGGTGATGATTGGCAGGCTATTTATCGCTTTAGTGGTGGCGATATGCGCCTAACAACCGAATTTACTCGCTATTTTGGTAAGTCGACGACCACATACTTGGATAAAACATTCCGTTATCCTCAAACCATTTTAGACACGGCGAGTGAGTTTATTTGCCGCAATCCAGAACAAATAACCAAGCATATCACTTCTCACACCACAGGCGTGGCGGGGCAGGGCGTGGTGAAAGTTGTGGCGGATGACGAACTGTCGCAGGCGCAACAACTGCTCAATCTTATCGAGCAGCGTAACGAAGGAAAAACCACCGTTGCCTTACTGGCGAGAAATCACAGGGCATTACCTGATAAATCAAAGATTGCGCAGTGGCGGCAGCTCTATCCAGAGCTTATTCTTTCACATAACACCTTTCACGGTGCTAAAGGGACTGAAGCAGACTTCACAATAGTATTTGGTCTCAAGCATAGAAACTTTCCGTCGCAGGTAAAAACGCCAGCATTTGTCGATGCGCTTTTACCAGCACAAGGGGCATTTCCTGACGCAGAAGAGCGGCGTTTATTCTATGTGGCGTTAACCAGAGCGAAGAAACAATGCTTTTTATTAGCGCCAAACGACGCACCTTCCTACTTCTTAGAGGAAATCGCATAA